In the Anaerobranca gottschalkii DSM 13577 genome, one interval contains:
- the spoVG gene encoding septation regulator SpoVG — MQITDVRVRRVNKDGKMRAIVSVTFDNEFVVHDIRVVEGANGFFVAMPSRKGSDGEHRDIAHPITSNVRSMIQEAVLKAYHSFVENQPQQN, encoded by the coding sequence TTGCAAATTACAGATGTAAGGGTGAGAAGAGTTAATAAAGACGGTAAGATGAGGGCCATTGTTTCAGTAACTTTTGATAATGAATTTGTAGTTCATGATATTAGGGTAGTTGAAGGAGCAAATGGCTTTTTCGTAGCAATGCCAAGTAGAAAAGGTAGTGACGGAGAGCATAGAGATATTGCCCATCCAATTACTTCTAATGTCAGATCTATGATTCAAGAAGCTGTCTTAAAGGCTTATCACTCTTTTGTTGAAAACCAACCACAACAAAACTAA